Proteins from one Bacteriovorax sp. BAL6_X genomic window:
- a CDS encoding Na(+)-translocating NADH-quinone reductase subunit C yields MSNDSTAKTLIVATILCVVCSVVVSWSAVSLKPLQDENKVLDVKKNLLMTAGLVKATAQKKEILDAYKQIEEKLVDLKTGDYVTDIDVASYDAVKAAKDSKMNYSIPAKEDKAGIKFRAKYSKVFFVKDGEETKSVVFPIHGKGLWSTMYGFLVLETDLNTVKGIGFYSHGETPGLGGEIDNPQWRSVWPGKKIFGENGNPQIQVIKGEARDASNFDIDGLSGATLTANGVTGTVRYWMGDDAFGPFIDKYTQDVEVKSEL; encoded by the coding sequence ATGAGTAATGATAGTACTGCAAAAACTCTGATCGTAGCAACAATCCTATGTGTTGTTTGTTCAGTTGTCGTATCTTGGTCAGCGGTTTCATTGAAGCCACTTCAAGATGAGAATAAAGTTTTAGATGTTAAGAAAAATCTTCTGATGACTGCTGGTCTTGTAAAAGCAACAGCTCAAAAGAAAGAGATTTTAGATGCGTATAAACAAATCGAAGAAAAGCTAGTCGACCTTAAGACTGGTGATTATGTAACTGATATTGATGTTGCTTCTTACGATGCTGTTAAAGCAGCTAAAGATTCAAAGATGAATTATTCAATTCCTGCCAAAGAAGATAAGGCGGGAATTAAGTTCCGTGCAAAGTATTCGAAAGTTTTCTTTGTAAAAGATGGTGAAGAGACTAAGTCTGTTGTTTTTCCAATCCACGGTAAAGGTCTTTGGTCAACAATGTACGGTTTCCTAGTTCTTGAGACAGATCTTAATACTGTAAAAGGTATTGGGTTCTACTCTCACGGTGAAACTCCAGGTCTTGGTGGTGAGATTGATAACCCTCAGTGGAGATCAGTATGGCCAGGTAAGAAGATCTTTGGAGAAAATGGGAATCCTCAGATTCAAGTTATCAAAGGTGAAGCACGTGATGCGAGTAACTTTGATATCGATGGTCTTTCAGGTGCAACTCTTACAGCTAATGGTGTAACAGGAACTGTTCGCTACTGGATGGGTGACGATGCATTTGGACCTTTCATTGATAAATACACTCAAGATGTGGAGGTGAAAAGTGAACTTTAA